In Muribaculum gordoncarteri, the genomic window TGCACATAACCGTGCCGCCCCTACGCGAAAGAGGCAGTGACATACTGCTGCTCACGCGAAAATTCGCAGCCGATTTTGCCGAACGTTATCGCACACCCGCCGTGACATTTGAGGAGAGCGCGTCACATGCTTTGCTACACTACCGATGGCCCGGAAACGTAAGACAATTAAAGAATGTAGTAGAACAGATAGCGCTTTTTGAAGCCGGCAATGAAATAACCGCCGAAAACCTCCACGGTTATCTGCCGTCGGCCACATCGGTGTTCACGCCCGCCGTATCGCAGGAAGGAGGACACTCCTACGCCTCGGAGCGCGAGCTGCTGTTCAACATGATATTCCGCATGCGCAACGAAATCGACTCATTGCGGTCGACTGTCGAATCGCTTGAAATGCAAAACGGACGACACTCCTACAACGAAGCCGTTACGGTCGACGACTCACCACGTTCACTGGTGCGTTACACCCCGGTACACGACCTTTTTAAAGAGCAGCCCGCACCGCAAGCCGATGTCGACAACATCGACTCGGGAATGACGCTCGAGGACACCGAACGCGAAACGATTAAGCGTGCGCTTGAACGCAATGAAGGCCGTCGCAAAGCAACGGCACAGGAGCTCAACATATCGGAGCGCACTCTCTATCGCAAAATCAAGGAATACGGACTCGAATAGTACTCAAAACATAAACCAATACAATATCCGCAAGATGCGCAACAACTTCATGTCACGATATAAAAGCCGGCTGGCCGGAATAGCCGTACTTTGCCTCACCGTAATGCTCGCATTCCAGAGCTGCACGATAAGCTACAAGTTCAACGGAGCCGCACTTGACTACAATGTCTACAAGACTATAAGGGTGTCACAGTTCCCCATACGAGCCGCCCTGGTATATCCTCCGCTACAGCAACTGTTTGAGAACGAATT contains:
- a CDS encoding sigma-54 interaction domain-containing protein, translating into MSLVDISAEVQQAKARFGIVGNAPALTAAVQRALRVAPIDLSVLITGESGTGKEFFPQIIHQYGARKHSKYIAVNCGAIPEGTIDSELFGHEKGAFTGAVASRKGYFEEADGGTIFLDEVAELPLTTQARLLRVLESGEFIKVGSSTVQKTNIRIVAATNVDMMKAIEKGRFREDLYYRLSTVHITVPPLRERGSDILLLTRKFAADFAERYRTPAVTFEESASHALLHYRWPGNVRQLKNVVEQIALFEAGNEITAENLHGYLPSATSVFTPAVSQEGGHSYASERELLFNMIFRMRNEIDSLRSTVESLEMQNGRHSYNEAVTVDDSPRSLVRYTPVHDLFKEQPAPQADVDNIDSGMTLEDTERETIKRALERNEGRRKATAQELNISERTLYRKIKEYGLE